The sequence CAAGTACTGAACATTATAAAGTATAAGCATAGATGCAGaatcagattaaaaaaaaaataaaaagttaaatATTTCCACAAAATAAGCATTTTAAATGAACATATACACTGAATCCATATATCATGGAGAACTGTTTTCATTAGTATTTCTTGAATGTTTATATTGTAAAGAACTGTTTTCACCATCAAGTGTTCGACCTTGAGAAGTGAATAACAATAATCCATAGATCCCGAATTGTAGGTGAATCAGCTGATTAACATGATGAATATGAGAATGTAAAACATACTTAAATGAAGGAATGGATGATGACAGGAGAGAGAACAAACCATGCCCAAGGTCCTTGAGATGTCCTAAGGAGCGTCCTGTCAGCTCAAAGGTGGAAGAAACAACCTTACAACAGTCATGATTCTACTCCACGGAATAATCTAAAACTAATGAGCCTGCTTGTTTCCATGACAAAACATAACATTCTTATCTGATCCCAATATAGCAACTAAGACAATCTGATGCTGTATTATATTGACACAACATAGTGCCAGCCTCACtaaactcaaaaggaaaaatgcACTATTTCAAAAAGGATTTAAATATTTTCCTACAAAATATTATTTACGGGATGAAAAGGCAAGATAATATTCCAACTATGGAAAATATGTTTGGCCTCAACAAGTTGCACTTGCTATTTTACAATTTCACTGTAAAAGAATATACATGTAAAATGCCACACCTCCAATGTACACACATGCGCCTCAAATGGAGATGATCACGCCTTGTAAATTTGCTGACCTTCTAAACCTGCAATACATGCTAACATTAGAATACAAGTACATGCATGCATCATGAGCTAATTATCACACACACCAAAATGAAtgcaagatttttatttatttatttatttatttatttatttatttattattattattattattattattattattattattattattattattattattattattattattatcattattttattaacaaaTGTGAGGAAGACAGTTTAAGAAAAAGCAACAAAACACAGTAGATCAATCAATAAGTAAAACAGCAGAAGCAAAGTGGAAAATTAACAAGAACCTTCAGTTCTCTGGTTGTTACAATGGCCTGTCCATTTACAATCTTAAGGGTAAAACAGGTACGTGCTGTATTTATTTACAGTCTTCAAAGAAGTAAGAGAGTCACTCAGGCCTAGTGGTCAATGCTGACCTGCTTGACAtaatcagaaaaagaaagattatACAACGTAATAACGACGACAAATCCCAAATCAATATTCTTGACAAGATCGGCCTCCAACACATCTGCTGATAGCCTGATATAAACCCCACAGGAGAACAAGATGCTCAACAACACAGCCAATTCTCAGCCTTGTTTATCTCTAGCGTACAAAATAATCTCCAGTGAATTTAATCTTCCATGCTTTTCGCCATCTTAAAGCATTAAAATCACCTTCTATCATGACCTTCACCACATTAAGTTCCTTGCAATTATGAAGGCCACCATAAAGAGTTAAGGCTCAGCGTGGTAGCAAACACATGTACATTTGGCCAGGAAAAATTTTACCACAATGATCACGAGACAATATCCAACCGAGGAATCCCAAGGAAGTTAGGCTCTCAACACAGCACCCATCAACATTGAATTTAGCCTCATTCACAATGGGAGGTTTGCAAcgtcaaatatatatatgtatgtaacAGAAGTATTATTCACCATGTCAATAACTTGAATTCCACTTGAGGCTTCAAGAATCAAGAGATAAGAAGATACGACCTACATTTCCACAGTTTGACAAAATCAAGTATAaccatttaaagaaaaataacctACTTCACAGTTCACACATAACCGGTGTCAGGGTGTATGATTCTCCAACTGAGAATTAAAATTAGGTTAAGTTCAGGCAAAGGATTTAGGGTTGATATGGAAAAGCAGATAGTTGAGTTTCATGGGAATTGAACTATTGAAGAATAGGGTTTGAAATGCAAAGGCGTAGATATGGGAGAAGTTCGAATGCTAGGTGTAAGGAGATATATTTGATGGTTTTGGATGAAAAACTAAGACTTGAATGGAGAGAGTGGATTTGTTGTAGGCCATTGGCTGATGTAGTTGAGAAATCCACTGGTAAACGATCAGTTGGTTGCCTAGTCATTTTCGTATATAAATGGAGTGGCTCAGAAAAAGTCATTGGTTTTTACCAGTCAGGCAATGAGTGCCAAATCCACAGCCTACTGACTAGGCAGGCTATTTTGCGTATGCCTTTAACCTGAGGTGGCAGCTTGATGATACATTTGTCAGAGTGTATATACTTCCATTCAAAACTCCTAATTGAATGCATTATGTTTCACTTTATTCTATGATCTTTTTATTTGTCActaatcttttctttcttttttcttctggcAGATGATtgcagaaagaaaagaaagtccTCAAAAATTTTTTGCCACAAAATCGCCTACCAATATTTTaaaggggaatttactatcactcccctacacttggcctatatttactaaaactcctcTACCTTTTACCTTTTTATAATACTCCCCTGCTTTTGAACTTTTACATcgctttcttcccttctctttttaaatacccagattacccctccttttcacttgtaacctattaaacttttttcaaaATATGCTTTTAATAATCTAAGAAAGCAATCAACCGGCTTTGTCCTTCtattattacttggtttaaATGTTGCTTTATTGGCAAAAATTCAAACTCTTCCTTGGCTCCCATAtcgttatttttctattttatcttttttgacTTCTTTTTTAAATGCATTAGTATTGAGTCACTTAAAGATTTCATCAaggttattgtttatttattataatatttttcttttcttttgtctcatccatcatcacgagtttagtaatcttttttttttctttttcttttttttttttatcgatatCGGTCTCAACCAATACTAATTCGGATCAATATCGAATTTAATGTTATATTCCCTGTTAGGATTGTGACACATGATTTAAGCATTGGATCTGTATCGTTCTCAACCAATACCGATACAGATCACTTAATCCTTCCACAATGAAAAGAGATCTAAATTTATGGGAACTTGCCACCCTCTAATAGAGGTATGGGACACATGTAAAGTATTGATTTTCAttcccaatcaatttgaaaaaagtttaataggttacaagtgaaaaggaggggtaatttgggtatttaaaaagaacaggggaaaaagagatgtaaaagtctAAAAGCGAgtattaaaacaaaaaagtaaaagatagggaagttttagtaaatataggccaagtgtaggggaatgatagtaaattcccctatTTTAAATTTTTGGATGGTAGGGATTGGTTGTGTTTCCAAACCAATGCATAGCAATCAGAACTCAGAAGGCTAGTGACCCTTCCTCCTGTATTACCAACTTCTGGTACCCACAAGACTGGCAGACACTATCAAATTATCAAGAACATACTCAGATATCTTTTTTAGGCTTCGTAACAGTAGGTAACCTGATTGCTTATTCTCCACAATTCTCATTTCTGTGGCAGCCATGGAAAAGAATCAATCCTTCCACATTAAAGGCAGAACTGATACCCATATCTCAGGTAACTAAAAAACATAGGCAAATAATCATGCTTTAAAATCTGAGATGGACCAGCAGTACTTCAATGGAGCATTGTAAAGTTTCCTCAGGAAACAATCCTCACCTAACTGACCCTGGCCCTGAACTGGGGTCCATCAACCTCCAAGAACCAGCAAGCTGCATCAGGTCTATCCTAATAATAGTCAATGGTCTTTGttaatcacatttttcaccCTTACTTCAAGATGACAAGCAATTCAACTAGCCTCCTCATTTGTCCTTGTTTATCAATGGATTTTTGTGTCTGAAATAAAAACAATCACAAATGAATTCCTTGTACTCACATTTTCACCCTTAATTCAACATAAAAAGCAGTTCAATCAGCCTCTTCATTTGTCCTTGCTTCAGGAGCAAAGGAATCAAATCAATGGATTTATGtggctgaaataaaaaaaaaatttttaaaaaaaaaattaataaataaataaaaaatcaccaATGAATTTAATATAGAAAGCTAATTTAAGGTAAGAACCATCCCTACAGTAGGATGATTGTGTTGTCTATCAATGGAGAACTTCAGCAAACACCATAGGGACAAAACTGGATTGATTGTCTCTCAATTGCAAGTTAACTCACTGAACAATGAATCTGaaactgaaaagaaaagaaaatagaagaagatagaagaaaggggaagggggggaTAGGGGACTATCTCAGTCATGGGCCCCTCACCCTCGCTGCATCTCACAGCTTTCGCAATTACAGCACAAAGCCATTCTTTTCTTCACTCAAATCGACTTCACTAGGCTGCTGCCctctccctttatttataacattAGTATGGGTACAAAATATAAAGCCCTTGCTACCAAGTCGCTTacaaccaaaatagaaacttctaaaaaaaaaaaaaaggtctacATACGTAGTGGATCCTGTTTACATTGAACTACTAAAAATAGAAATCGAAATTAGCAACTAAAGGTCCCCAAAAAGGCAGCAACAGGCTATGAGCCTATGAtcctgttcacgtgaacagtaccgTAAAGAGTGTATTGGCCTTCTAATTCTAGTTATAGAAAATATAAACTGAATAatctcaaaatagaaacaaagatcAGGGAAAGAAAATCTTCTGAATCTTCTTTAAAGAGTCCCACGCAAGTCAGCAACCTCTTCCAGAAAAAATAATCTTCACGCCAGCCAGAAATCTGGAGAAATCTGCCACAATCTCCTCATACGAGCTGGCTATGGGGCCCACACGAGCTGGACATTATCAAGAAGGAAATTTGGGGAATATCTCTATTAAAATGCTAGCCAAATCTGGAAATTATAATCCCCACGCAATCTGCCTTATTTCTCATGGTTTGCTCCTCAAAATTTGAGGACTGGCCCCTTGGAATGTGCTTGAAAAACCAGGCCACATCAGACTAGGCGGTCTCCCACAGCAGCTGAATCCCACAGGGATTCTGGACTGGTTTTTGGGCCTTGTTCCTGCGGCTACACCTGTGCTGGAACCTGTGATCTACATCAGAATTCCTTGTACTTTAAAGGCAGAACTTGATTAGGATGAAAATCAACCTTAATAAAATTCAAGAGAAAGGATATGATTGGAACATATGGTGGAGTAGATTGTTTTTGGAGATCTAAGGGACCAAATAAGGCCTGAGGGTGTGGCAGAAGCGTTGTTATTTCCCCCAACAGACAATTGAAGAAATACCTCAAATGGAAGAGGAACATggatttcataaaaaaaatcccatccCACATTATGGACCCTTGTAAGACAAAAAAATCTTAATATCACCCTATGACCACTTAGTGCTACGTTTAGATGCTTATTTACAGCATAAAACTGACCAAGCAATAAAATGAAGCAAGGAATCCGTACCAGGATGACCAAACAAGAGCTAGAACCCACAGTTCCAAATATACTACTAATATaccaaaataaatgaaattaattgcAAAGCAGCTACAAACTCATTCAACCCAGCTACTGCCTAGTTTGACCTACTCTTAATCATTAGTGTAGCACATCCCAACTGGTAGACGGCTGACCAGTCTTACATGAGACAATTAACCCATGGCTTGCTCCCATAAATGGCTGGCCCAATCACATTAAGCATAACAAACAACATTATAAACTCAAACTATAAatggaaattaaaaattattaagagagagaatggaggaAAAGAGCCAGTAAATATACCACAATCCTCTCTCAAACAAAACAGGTCATATTCCAAATAGAGTACATATAAATAGTATGATAGACTACAAATTGTTCATATTAACTGCGAACAAATAAAAAGCCATACATTTAAGACTCCTAAATGTACTGCTATAATTATGTACCttcattttattcttaaaaaaaaaaataaataaataataaataagtaaaCTAATGATGCCCCTGAGGAACTGAGTATATTGGGGTAAAGGATAGGGGGGGAAAAGACATAATTTGGTATACTGGTCCCATAAAATATCCAGTAAATGATGCATACTGCAATAATTACAGCCACCATGCCAAAAGTCTATTAAATTCTGTCCTGGTACACCAATGCCATGTATACAAACCCATGCATAGAAATCAACAAGTATACCTAAATTTTACACTTGTACTAAAAGTAACAAGTTCAAGAATATATTGATAATTGAAAAAGTAGGGGATATAATAAAATTGGGGGCTACCTGGACAGATCTGGGAAAACCCGGTACTTCACTATTGTATCAACATTCTTCACTATAAGCCTGCACTCAAGAGCCCAACTGGCCTTTCTCTACTAAATGTTTCATCATCAAAATCTTCATTTGTGGAATTTTCTTGACACAGCATCTTGCTTTCCCGAGCCTCCCAACCCGGTGGACACCCTAGATGCATGCCTCCTTGTCCAACATAGGGCTCAACATTATCCTCTATTTTTTGCTTAGAATCATTATATCCAAGCTCTGTTCTCCTCCCTTCATGAATAGGTGATGGCTCCACATTGAGATCAGAGCCCAAATCATATCCAAGGCCACTTGCAATTGGCTCCCCTGACCCATGATAAGACATGTTCAGCGTCCCAGGGTCTGATTGCTCGGTACCATCTTTCCTTTGCCTTTTCCATTTCTTCGTAGATGAGGTTCCATCATcttcaaaatcttcttcttctctttctctatgTAAGTAAACCCATAACTTCCTGTCTCCATCAAATTGAACACAAGGATCACGTTCATAGTGCAGACGATCCAGGGCTCCACTAACAACTTGATTAATTTGTGCATCAGATACATTTTCCACTATGTACTGGGAATCTCTTATCAGGGTACAAACGTCTGCTCGGGTGCCAATACTTCCAGGTAACCGGGCAGCTGCATCCCTCACAAGACAAAGAATTGTAACGTGAGGTGGCCGATCAGGCTTAAGCATAAAATGATCCCGGGCTTTGGATGTTGGCTTACCACCACACCTTCTCAGAGGAGCAACAATGGATTTTCTACCATCAGCAGCAGTGTATGAAAAGGCCCTGTCTGGAACAGAGTACCTAAGAAGTTCCTCCTTCCGAAAGTAAGCCCTTACTTCTTCAGAGCTTGGGCTGATAGTGGTGAGACTCTTCTGAGCTCGTAGGTCCCTAAACCTCTCCTTCTCATCCAAGTTGGGCTGCATCAATGTCAAAGGGGGAGCAGGTAGGCTTCCTATTTGCTGAAGAGTTTCCTGACCGCTTTTCAGCCAGTTAGCAAACGAATCAACCAACTTCACAAGCATCTTGTGAGGAAGGCCCCAAGCCTCAGAAGAGGTTTCTTCTTCAGCAGCCTCAAGGTCTGAGGAGCTATCAATAAGTGGTCCGATCCAGGACCAActttttgtagatttttcaTAGCAGACAAGCGTCTTCCAACCCTTTGCTCCCAAGGGGGCTGTTTTGGATGAAAATATCTTCAGTACTCCTCTGACCAAATCCTGCAGTGGCTCCTGTGTTTCAAGAATACAAGGATCTCCCGGGTTTGATCTCACACGGTTGACAATATCTTGAACAGTGAGAGAGGGCAAGGCCTTCTGTCCCACATGTTCTGAGTTATTTGTATCCACATTAGTTTCATGCCTTCTGCTCTGCTCTTCgttattagttttatgccttCCATCACTCCTGCTAAGATGGTTGTCAAGCTCTGAGCTATCTTCGGCATTAGGAGTAATCATTGCCATGCGAACTGCTGAAAGAAGATGTAtaatggagaaagagaagccAGTGTGAACGGTTGGTGTGATCAAAGTAAATGGCTTCTTTGGGGGTTTTGCCTCTGCTTCTACATCTATGGCCACCCTTTCCGAAACCAGCGGCTCAGAGTTTTCAATAGCCAAAGAATCTGTTTCAGCCTCCACTTTCCGTTTTCCACGTTTCTTCAAGGATGTTGAATCATCAACCAGCTGTTGAGGACTAGATGGCATTTGATCAGATTCATTTGTCCCATCCATGTATTTCACATCAGCCTTGCCCTTCCGCTTCTTGGAGTTGCACCCTGACAAGGAAAATTTTGACCTTTCATGACGATCACTTAAATGAGCTTTAGAGTTTTGACCTTTCTTCCCTAACTTATTGGTTAGTCCATGATCATGCACCAACCTCTGTTTTAGATGCAAATTGTTTTCCTCCtcatcaatgtaatcatgcatGTAATTTGACTGAGGCACAGAATAATCATGATCGACTTTTCCTTTATGCTTTCTCTCTGGAGGGTAGGCCTTCAATGATGGCAGGCATAACCTTTCACCAGGTTCACCCAGCACATGGCCATTCTTCCCCACTTTGTAAGTTTTTTTCCCATCATCATTGGTTTTAGCAAAACCACCATACCCGTTCTCCTCAGAGATTCCGGTAGCATCAGTGTGCATGTAGCTTGGATCACGTACCTTACCCTTTTGTTTCCCTTTCGATGAATAAACATCTACATCTGCCATACGCAACTGTTCAAGTGCCTCGGCATACTCCCTGTCTTTCCTCCCAAGTTTAATGCCCTTCTTAGGATCTGCTATTGCTTTTGTTGAAGTTGACCGATGACCCTCTACACCCCTTGGATGCCCTAGCTTATTTCTCAAAGGGCTGAATTCTTCTTCACTGACCTGCTCTGATGAGTCTGACTCTGTTTCCTCATTTCGGGCAAACATATTGGCGACTCTAAGCTCTTCCATGTTATGTCCTCCATTTCGTGAAGATTTTTTCTTCACCTTATCTAGCGATGCCTTTGTTCTATAATCAGAATGGAATAACATATCATTCATCTGGGTTGGGAAAGTTCTATGAGATTTACCTTTAAAGTCAAGATCCACACTGTTTTTACCCGTCTGAAAATCCTTCCCCATCTTCCACCTTTTGCCTTTAACACTCCACTCATCATGCTTAACTGGATGATCCACATTAAAGGCttcttctttcactttgttGTGCTGAATGGGCTCCCTTCCAACAGACCAGTCAGCTTGATTTCCTCTTAGTAACAAATTCTGTGCTTGGTCCTTTGTAGCCTTTATCTGATCTTTGGTATTCTGAACCTTCTGAGTATGCTTGGCCTTTGCCCCAGCAACTCGGGAATAACAATTATATGAAGATTTTTCACCACTTGGTTTTGCTTTCAATGGTTCCCGTTCTGCCATCTGATTAACACCCCTGCTCCTGCCATGAGAATGTAAATCATTCTGTATAGCCAGTGGTAAACCCATCAAACTTTCAGCAGCATACTCATCTTCACTTTTGaagaatttgtttttctttcctgaTTTGAACAAGCCAGCCTTAGACATTGCACTGCCATGAGTTCGGTCTCTCAAGTGATCCATTACATAGGGTGGCCCTTCTGCATCTTCCTCACCTCTTATCTGTCCCCTCGACCGTGGAGCAGATTCTGAGTCATACTCTGAGACCTGATCTTTCCGTGAAAGAGCTAAAGTCGGAAGATAAGACCTAGATTTACTTTCCAAGCCAGGctgaatggatgaaggaaaacgCCCCACAAATCCCTTCACAGAAAGGGCCTTCGACCCAGCAAACTTCAAAATTCCTTTTGGATTTGACTTTCTATGTTTTGCAGGTTCCAGGGGCACAGGCCTTCCTCGAGAAGAATTGTTCAAAGTTGGACTTGATGGGTATATATCACGACGACCTATCTTAGGCTTGAGCTTGATGTCCTTCAGTCTCTTGCTCCAGAAACCCTCACCAGATTCGTCCCTGTCTGACGTATCAGTCTCCAATCCCCTGGCCTCCATTTTTTCATACATCAGACTTCTCTGACTTCTCATTATGTTCAGAACACGAAGCCTCTCTTCAATGCTGTATCCTGCACAGTTTTCCCATGCATCCCTTATCTGAATAAGATTACTGACCATTAAGTTCTGATACTTGCGCAGAAGGTGGTAGTGTTCCCGCTTCTGGAAGAAATTCAAACCCCGTCTGTAAAGTGTTACTCTCGGTTCACATAGTCCCTCCTTCAACATATCAAAGAGCATGGCCACCGGGCTTCCAAAATGGAAGTTGCTGCCAGAGAAGAGCTCTTTCAATGTACGCATAAAGGTCTCCTGGTCCATGTCAGGAAGAAACTCCGCAAGGGAAAAACGCTCCTCCTCAGTCAAGCAATTGTTCCACACATCCAATGTGAGAACTTCCCCCAAATCTGGAAGATCATAGAGCTCGTAAGGAATACTACAGTTACCGCTACCAAGTTGACAATATTCTGCCCCAATTTCTCCCAATTCTGACATATCGAAGTCATCAGAACCAGCTCCAGAGTCCACACCGTCTTCGTCTTCGTCATCATCAATATCAGATTCTGACGTAGAGCTTCGCTTGTGAAGTTCATCCTCATCAGTCGACATACTGTCTCTACTCCCAGGAGAAAACTCCCCATCTAATTTCGAAACCCCAAAGTTATTCTTTACAATCGCCATAAATGaaccagaaaaaaagagagcagCAATCTCTGCAACAGTATCAGTTCTTGCCCTCCTAACCAAGCCTCGAATGATCAACCTCTACACGAGCACAATCCAATAAAAAACCtagggaaaaaaatacaaaaaccaaaaaaataatctcAAAAACAGAGAACAACAATCTAACATCGCAATGCGACATGACTGACAattcaaaaaccaaaagaacCGCCAAAGTGAAGTTCAAGACCTAACCTAAGCTTTCATCTGATCCAGAAAGGCGAgaaaaagagaacaagagaacaGAACAAAGTGGAACAGATAGAATAATACCTAATTCGACACTCAAAGAGCTACACGGTCGACAACGAACAGAGAAAGGTTCAGATCTTCAACCGGAAAACGAACGTCGATCCATAGATAAGCACGGGAGTCACGGAGACATCGATGGCCAGACCCTTCTCTCGCAtctctgaaaaccctaaaaaccagaagAAGCAGAAAAAGGTGGAGAGGCGGACGAGGCAGTTATAAGTTGGGGAGAATGAGACGAAGACGACGAGGACGTGGAGGTCTATCCGTCGTTCGATCAGGATAGAGAGAGCGACTAAACACGAAAAGACGAAAAAAGGCAGcaagaaagatagagagagatagagatcgCGTGTGTTTGTGCGTGTacgagaagaagaaagaagaagaagagagaagttgTGTTAGCTTCGCAGCGGCCTCTCTCTTCTCTAGAG comes from Macadamia integrifolia cultivar HAES 741 unplaced genomic scaffold, SCU_Mint_v3 scaffold1283, whole genome shotgun sequence and encodes:
- the LOC122063290 gene encoding uncharacterized protein LOC122063290 encodes the protein MAIVKNNFGVSKLDGEFSPGSRDSMSTDEDELHKRSSTSESDIDDDEDEDGVDSGAGSDDFDMSELGEIGAEYCQLGSGNCSIPYELYDLPDLGEVLTLDVWNNCLTEEERFSLAEFLPDMDQETFMRTLKELFSGSNFHFGSPVAMLFDMLKEGLCEPRVTLYRRGLNFFQKREHYHLLRKYQNLMVSNLIQIRDAWENCAGYSIEERLRVLNIMRSQRSLMYEKMEARGLETDTSDRDESGEGFWSKRLKDIKLKPKIGRRDIYPSSPTLNNSSRGRPVPLEPAKHRKSNPKGILKFAGSKALSVKGFVGRFPSSIQPGLESKSRSYLPTLALSRKDQVSEYDSESAPRSRGQIRGEEDAEGPPYVMDHLRDRTHGSAMSKAGLFKSGKKNKFFKSEDEYAAESLMGLPLAIQNDLHSHGRSRGVNQMAEREPLKAKPSGEKSSYNCYSRVAGAKAKHTQKVQNTKDQIKATKDQAQNLLLRGNQADWSVGREPIQHNKVKEEAFNVDHPVKHDEWSVKGKRWKMGKDFQTGKNSVDLDFKGKSHRTFPTQMNDMLFHSDYRTKASLDKVKKKSSRNGGHNMEELRVANMFARNEETESDSSEQVSEEEFSPLRNKLGHPRGVEGHRSTSTKAIADPKKGIKLGRKDREYAEALEQLRMADVDVYSSKGKQKGKVRDPSYMHTDATGISEENGYGGFAKTNDDGKKTYKVGKNGHVLGEPGERLCLPSLKAYPPERKHKGKVDHDYSVPQSNYMHDYIDEEENNLHLKQRLVHDHGLTNKLGKKGQNSKAHLSDRHERSKFSLSGCNSKKRKGKADVKYMDGTNESDQMPSSPQQLVDDSTSLKKRGKRKVEAETDSLAIENSEPLVSERVAIDVEAEAKPPKKPFTLITPTVHTGFSFSIIHLLSAVRMAMITPNAEDSSELDNHLSRSDGRHKTNNEEQSRRHETNVDTNNSEHVGQKALPSLTVQDIVNRVRSNPGDPCILETQEPLQDLVRGVLKIFSSKTAPLGAKGWKTLVCYEKSTKSWSWIGPLIDSSSDLEAAEEETSSEAWGLPHKMLVKLVDSFANWLKSGQETLQQIGSLPAPPLTLMQPNLDEKERFRDLRAQKSLTTISPSSEEVRAYFRKEELLRYSVPDRAFSYTAADGRKSIVAPLRRCGGKPTSKARDHFMLKPDRPPHVTILCLVRDAAARLPGSIGTRADVCTLIRDSQYIVENVSDAQINQVVSGALDRLHYERDPCVQFDGDRKLWVYLHREREEEDFEDDGTSSTKKWKRQRKDGTEQSDPGTLNMSYHGSGEPIASGLGYDLGSDLNVEPSPIHEGRRTELGYNDSKQKIEDNVEPYVGQGGMHLGCPPGWEARESKMLCQENSTNEDFDDETFSRERPVGLLSAGL